The genomic interval CGCTTCAAGGACGATTTCATGACGACCTACCTCGAGTATTTCCTGAACTGATAGAGTGGCTGATTCTCACGAATCCCGCAACGAAGGGCCTCTCCTGGTTGATACCGGGAAAGGCCTTTCTGTTTCCTGGAAGGGAAGGTTTCTCTATTCTTCCCGAGATCCGGCGGCCCTTCCCGTCCGAACCGCCCTGCAAGCTACAATTCGCCCGGAAACGCTCGTATTGTGCCCCTCTCCCCTTTTAGGGTACGGCATGCGCGAACTCCTCGATGCCATGCCAGCCTCCTGCTCGATCCTCGCCCTCGAAGAATCGGAAGAACTCATGTCCGTAACTGCTTCGATGCTGCCCGCCTCGATAAAAGACAATCCCCGATTCCGCTGCTTTCGCCTCGATTCGCCCGCGCAGGCGCTGCATATAATAGAAGCCATTCAGGGATTTCCCTTCCGCCGCTGCCTTCGTCTCGATCTTTCGGGCGGAGCCGCTCTTAATCCGAATTTTTACCGGGAAGCTCACGCCGCGATAGACGAGCATCTATCGCGCTGGTGGAAAAATCGTTTCACGCTGATGAGGCTCGGCCGCGGCTACGGACGGAATATCTTCAGAAACATGCCAGCGCTCCTGAGAAGCAGATCTCTTCAGGATCTCTTTCCCGACGCAATGAAAAAACCGATATGCGTCTGCGGAGCGGGACCGTCTCTCGACCGGCTCCTGCCGGAACTCCTCGCGCATCGAGCGGATCTTTTCATTCTGGCAGTCGACGCCGCCGTACCATCCCTCATCTATTCGGGCTTGAAACCGGATCTTATACTGGTTCTGGAATCCCAATTCTGGATCGAAGAATCTCTGTACGCAGCCGCGCGTTCAGGAATCCCGGTTTTGGGGGATCTGACGGCCCGCCCGGGGGCCCTCTCGATACCGTCTGGACCGGCTGCTTTCTGCCTCACCGAATACGCCGACATGGCGTTTCTCAAGCGGT from Teretinema zuelzerae carries:
- a CDS encoding 6-hydroxymethylpterin diphosphokinase MptE-like protein codes for the protein MADSHESRNEGPLLVDTGKGLSVSWKGRFLYSSRDPAALPVRTALQATIRPETLVLCPSPLLGYGMRELLDAMPASCSILALEESEELMSVTASMLPASIKDNPRFRCFRLDSPAQALHIIEAIQGFPFRRCLRLDLSGGAALNPNFYREAHAAIDEHLSRWWKNRFTLMRLGRGYGRNIFRNMPALLRSRSLQDLFPDAMKKPICVCGAGPSLDRLLPELLAHRADLFILAVDAAVPSLIYSGLKPDLILVLESQFWIEESLYAAARSGIPVLGDLTARPGALSIPSGPAAFCLTEYADMAFLKRLKQEFPLLPRFMPLGSVGLTALQAARSLAHPNKPVLFCGLDFSWKAGYTHSREAPAPARERREQSRFRPLQGDPSELKTGVRRAAGKQGAAYTDPALSGYAQSAREMMKTGSFLDLGEEGLPLGVPGIRLGRAIAEWMDPSAEKKAGLATRTQQTGASSSRADSFLRTEKKTLENLRGILTGESGETNDSTPEEQSLRVLEILRSCDYLWTHFPDGHRGPSLEKAFLNRVRVEIEYFLKSIDTALSEL